A stretch of Enterobacter cloacae complex sp. ECNIH7 DNA encodes these proteins:
- the secY gene encoding preprotein translocase subunit SecY: MAKQPGLDFQSAKGGFGELKRRLLFVIGALIVFRIGSFIPIPGIDAAVLAKLLEQQRGTIIEMFNMFSGGALSRASIFALGIMPYISASIIIQLLTVVHPALAELKKEGESGRRKISQYTRYGTLVLAIFQSIGIATGLPNMPGMQGLVLNPGFAFYFTAVVSLVTGTMFLMWLGEQITERGIGNGISIIIFAGIVAGLPPAIAHTIEQARQGDLHFLLLLLVAVLVFAVTFFVVFVERGQRRIVVNYAKRQQGRRVYAAQSTHLPLKVNMAGVIPAIFASSIILFPATIASWFGGGTGWNWLTTISLYLQPGQPLYVLLYASAIIFFCFFYTALVFNPRETADNLKKSGAFVPGIRPGEQTAKYIDKVMTRLTLVGALYITFICLIPEFMRDAMKVPFYFGGTSLLIVVVVIMDFMAQVQTLMMSSQYESALKKANLKGYGR; the protein is encoded by the coding sequence ATGGCTAAGCAACCGGGATTAGATTTTCAAAGTGCCAAAGGTGGATTTGGCGAGCTGAAACGCAGACTGCTGTTTGTTATCGGCGCGCTGATTGTGTTCCGTATTGGCTCTTTTATTCCGATCCCTGGTATCGATGCCGCTGTACTTGCCAAACTGCTTGAGCAACAGCGAGGCACCATCATTGAAATGTTCAACATGTTCTCTGGTGGTGCTCTCAGCCGTGCTTCTATCTTCGCATTGGGTATTATGCCGTACATTTCGGCATCAATTATTATCCAGCTGCTGACGGTCGTTCATCCGGCCCTGGCAGAGTTGAAGAAAGAAGGGGAGTCTGGACGTCGTAAGATTAGTCAGTACACCCGTTACGGTACTCTGGTGCTGGCAATATTCCAGTCGATCGGTATTGCTACCGGTTTGCCGAATATGCCTGGTATGCAGGGCCTGGTGTTAAACCCGGGCTTTGCATTCTACTTCACCGCTGTTGTAAGTCTGGTCACAGGGACTATGTTCCTGATGTGGCTCGGCGAACAGATTACTGAGCGTGGTATCGGTAACGGTATCTCTATCATTATCTTCGCCGGTATTGTTGCGGGCCTCCCGCCAGCCATCGCCCATACTATCGAGCAAGCGCGTCAAGGCGACCTGCACTTCCTCCTGTTGCTGTTGGTTGCAGTATTAGTATTTGCAGTGACGTTCTTTGTTGTCTTCGTTGAACGTGGTCAACGCCGCATTGTGGTGAACTACGCTAAACGTCAGCAGGGTCGTCGTGTCTATGCTGCACAGAGCACACATTTGCCGCTGAAAGTGAACATGGCGGGGGTTATCCCGGCTATCTTCGCTTCCAGTATTATTCTGTTCCCGGCGACCATCGCGTCATGGTTCGGGGGCGGTACTGGTTGGAACTGGCTGACAACAATTTCGCTGTATTTGCAGCCTGGGCAACCACTTTATGTGTTACTCTATGCGTCTGCGATCATCTTCTTCTGTTTCTTCTACACGGCGTTGGTCTTCAACCCGCGTGAAACAGCAGATAACCTGAAGAAGTCCGGTGCATTTGTACCAGGAATTCGTCCGGGAGAGCAAACGGCGAAGTATATCGATAAAGTAATGACTCGTCTGACTTTGGTTGGTGCGCTTTATATTACTTTTATCTGCCTGATCCCGGAGTTCATGCGTGATGCAATGAAAGTACCGTTCTACTTCGGTGGGACCTCACTGCTTATCGTTGTTGTCGTGATTATGGACTTTATGGCTCAAGTGCAAACTCTGATGATGTCCAGTCAGTACGAGTCTGCATTGAAGAAGGCGAACCTGAAAGGCTACGGCCGCTAA
- the rplO gene encoding 50S ribosomal protein L15, whose translation MRLNTLSPAEGSKKAGKRLGRGIGSGLGKTGGRGHKGQNSRSGGGVRRGFEGGQMPLYRRLPKFGFTSRKAAITAEIRLSDLAKVEGGVVDLNTLKAANIIGIQIEFAKVILAGEVSTPVTVRGLRVTKGARAAIEAAGGKIEE comes from the coding sequence ATGCGTTTAAATACTCTGTCTCCGGCCGAAGGCTCTAAAAAGGCGGGTAAACGCCTGGGTCGTGGTATCGGTTCTGGCCTCGGCAAAACCGGTGGTCGTGGTCACAAAGGTCAGAACTCTCGTTCTGGCGGTGGCGTGCGTCGCGGTTTCGAGGGTGGCCAGATGCCACTGTACCGTCGTCTGCCGAAGTTCGGCTTCACTTCTCGCAAAGCAGCGATCACAGCGGAAATCCGTCTGTCTGACCTGGCGAAAGTTGAAGGCGGCGTTGTAGACCTGAACACGCTGAAAGCAGCAAACATTATCGGTATCCAGATCGAGTTCGCGAAAGTGATCCTGGCTGGTGAAGTTTCTACTCCGGTAACTGTTCGTGGCCTGCGTGTTACTAAAGGTGCTCGTGCTGCTATCGAAGCTGCTGGCGGTAAAATTGAGGAATAA
- the rpmD gene encoding 50S ribosomal protein L30 produces MAKTIKITQTRSAIGRLPKHKATLLGLGLRRIGHTVEREDTPAVRGMVNAVYFMVKVEE; encoded by the coding sequence ATGGCAAAGACTATTAAAATCACTCAAACCCGCAGTGCAATCGGTCGTCTGCCGAAACACAAGGCAACGCTGCTTGGCCTGGGTCTGCGTCGTATTGGTCATACCGTTGAGCGCGAGGATACTCCTGCTGTTCGTGGTATGGTCAACGCGGTTTACTTCATGGTTAAAGTTGAGGAGTAA
- the rpsE gene encoding 30S ribosomal protein S5 translates to MAHIEKQAGELQEKLIAVNRVSKTVKGGRIFSFTALTVVGDGNGRVGFGYGKAREVPAAIQKAMEKARRNMINVALNNGTLQHPVKGVHTGSRVFMQPASEGTGIIAGGAMRAVLEVAGVHNVLAKAYGSTNPINVVRATIDGLENMNSPEMVAAKRGKSVEEILG, encoded by the coding sequence ATGGCTCACATCGAAAAACAGGCTGGCGAACTGCAGGAAAAGCTGATCGCGGTAAACCGCGTATCTAAAACCGTTAAAGGTGGTCGTATTTTCTCCTTCACAGCTCTGACTGTAGTAGGCGATGGTAACGGTCGCGTTGGTTTTGGTTACGGTAAAGCGCGTGAAGTTCCAGCAGCGATCCAGAAAGCGATGGAAAAAGCCCGTCGCAATATGATTAACGTCGCGCTGAACAACGGCACCCTGCAGCACCCAGTTAAAGGTGTTCACACGGGTTCTCGTGTATTCATGCAGCCAGCTTCAGAAGGTACCGGTATCATCGCCGGTGGTGCAATGCGCGCCGTTCTGGAAGTTGCTGGGGTTCATAACGTTCTGGCCAAAGCATATGGTTCCACTAACCCGATCAACGTGGTTCGTGCAACTATTGATGGCCTGGAAAATATGAATTCTCCAGAAATGGTCGCTGCCAAGCGTGGTAAATCCGTTGAAGAAATTCTGGGGTAA
- the rplR gene encoding 50S ribosomal protein L18, whose amino-acid sequence MDKKSARIRRATRARRKLKELGATRLVVHRTPRHIYAQVIAPNGSEVLVAASTVEKAISEQLKYTGNKDAAAAVGKAVAERALEKGISNVSFDRSGFQYHGRVQALADAAREAGLQF is encoded by the coding sequence ATGGATAAGAAATCTGCTCGTATCCGTCGTGCGACCCGCGCACGCCGCAAGCTCAAAGAGCTGGGTGCAACTCGCCTGGTGGTACATCGTACCCCGCGTCATATTTACGCACAGGTAATTGCACCGAACGGTTCTGAAGTTCTGGTAGCTGCTTCTACTGTAGAAAAAGCTATCTCAGAACAATTGAAGTACACCGGTAACAAAGACGCCGCTGCAGCTGTAGGTAAAGCTGTTGCTGAACGCGCTCTGGAAAAAGGCATCAGCAATGTTTCCTTTGACCGTTCCGGGTTCCAATATCATGGTCGTGTCCAGGCACTGGCAGATGCTGCCCGTGAAGCTGGCCTTCAGTTCTAA
- the rplF gene encoding 50S ribosomal protein L6, translating to MSRVAKAPVVIPAGVDVKIDGQVITIKGKNGELTRTLNKAVEVKHADNALTFGPRDGFVDGWAQAGTARALLNSMVVGVTEGFTKKLQLVGVGYRAAIKGNAVGLSLGFSHPVEHPLPAGITAECPTQTEIVLKGADKQLIGQVAADLRAYRRPEPYKGKGVRYADEVVRTKEAKKK from the coding sequence ATGTCTCGTGTTGCTAAAGCACCGGTCGTTATTCCTGCCGGCGTTGATGTAAAAATCGACGGTCAGGTTATTACGATCAAAGGTAAAAACGGCGAGCTGACTCGTACCCTCAACAAAGCTGTTGAAGTTAAACATGCAGATAACGCTCTGACCTTCGGTCCACGTGATGGTTTCGTGGATGGATGGGCTCAGGCTGGTACCGCGCGTGCCCTGCTGAACTCAATGGTTGTTGGTGTTACCGAAGGCTTCACTAAAAAGCTTCAGCTGGTTGGTGTAGGTTATCGTGCAGCTATCAAAGGGAATGCAGTAGGCCTGTCTCTGGGCTTCTCACACCCTGTTGAGCATCCGCTGCCGGCCGGTATCACTGCAGAATGTCCGACTCAAACTGAAATCGTGCTGAAAGGCGCTGATAAACAGCTGATCGGTCAGGTTGCAGCAGATCTGCGCGCCTACCGTCGTCCTGAGCCTTACAAAGGCAAGGGTGTTCGTTACGCCGACGAAGTCGTGCGTACCAAAGAGGCTAAGAAGAAGTAA
- the rpsH gene encoding 30S ribosomal protein S8, translating to MSMQDPIADMLTRIRNGQAANKVAVTMPSAKLKVAIANVLKEEGFIEDFKVEGDTKPELELTLKYFQGKAVVESIQRVSRPGLRIYKKKDELPKVMAGLGIAVVSTSKGVMTDRAARQAGLGGEIICYVA from the coding sequence ATGAGCATGCAAGATCCGATCGCGGATATGCTGACCCGTATCCGTAACGGTCAGGCCGCGAACAAAGTTGCGGTCACCATGCCTTCCGCCAAGCTGAAAGTGGCAATTGCCAACGTGCTGAAGGAAGAAGGTTTTATCGAAGATTTTAAAGTTGAAGGCGACACCAAGCCGGAACTGGAACTTACTCTTAAGTATTTCCAGGGTAAAGCTGTTGTAGAAAGCATTCAGCGTGTCAGCCGCCCAGGTCTGCGCATCTATAAGAAAAAAGATGAGCTGCCAAAAGTTATGGCTGGTCTTGGTATCGCAGTTGTTTCTACCTCTAAAGGTGTTATGACTGATCGTGCAGCGCGCCAGGCTGGTCTTGGTGGCGAAATTATCTGCTACGTAGCCTAA
- the rpsN gene encoding 30S ribosomal protein S14: MAKQSMKAREVKRVALADKFFAKRAELKAIISDVNASDEDRWNAVLKLQSLPRDSSPSRQRNRCRQTGRPHGYVGKFGLSRIKLREAAMRGEVPGLKKASW, from the coding sequence ATGGCTAAGCAATCAATGAAAGCACGCGAAGTAAAGCGCGTAGCTTTAGCTGATAAATTCTTCGCTAAACGCGCTGAACTGAAAGCGATCATTTCTGATGTGAACGCTTCCGACGAAGATCGTTGGAATGCGGTTCTCAAGCTGCAGTCTCTGCCGCGTGATTCCAGCCCGTCTCGTCAGCGTAACCGCTGTCGTCAAACAGGTCGTCCACATGGTTATGTGGGCAAGTTTGGGTTGAGCCGTATCAAACTGCGTGAAGCCGCCATGCGCGGTGAAGTGCCAGGCTTGAAAAAGGCTAGCTGGTAA
- the rplE gene encoding 50S ribosomal protein L5, translated as MAKLHDYYKDEVVNKLMTEFNYNSVMQVPRVEKITLNMGVGEAIADKKLLDNAAADLTAISGQKPLITKARKSVAGFKIRQGYPIGCKVTLRGERMWEFFERLITIAVPRIRDFRGLSAKSFDGRGNYSMGVREQIIFPEIDYDKVDRVRGLDITITTTAKSDEEGRALLAAFDFPFRK; from the coding sequence ATGGCGAAACTGCATGATTACTACAAAGACGAAGTAGTTAACAAACTCATGACTGAGTTTAACTACAATTCTGTCATGCAAGTCCCTCGGGTCGAGAAGATCACCCTGAACATGGGTGTTGGTGAAGCGATCGCTGACAAGAAACTGCTGGATAACGCAGCAGCTGACCTGACAGCAATCTCCGGTCAAAAACCGCTGATCACCAAAGCACGCAAATCTGTTGCAGGCTTCAAAATCCGTCAGGGCTATCCGATCGGCTGTAAAGTAACTCTGCGTGGCGAACGCATGTGGGAGTTCTTTGAGCGCCTGATCACTATTGCTGTTCCACGTATCCGTGACTTCCGTGGCTTGTCCGCTAAGTCTTTCGACGGTCGTGGTAACTACAGCATGGGTGTCCGTGAGCAGATCATCTTCCCAGAAATCGACTACGATAAAGTCGACCGCGTGCGTGGTTTGGATATTACCATTACCACTACTGCGAAATCTGACGAAGAAGGCCGTGCTCTGCTGGCTGCCTTTGACTTCCCGTTCCGCAAGTAA
- the rplX gene encoding 50S ribosomal protein L24: MAAKIRRDDEVIVLTGKDKGKRGKVKNVLSSGKLVVEGINLVKKHQKPVPALNQPGGIVEKEAAIQVSNVAIFNAATGKADRVGFRFEDGKKVRFFKSNSETIK; encoded by the coding sequence ATGGCAGCGAAAATCCGTCGTGATGACGAAGTTATCGTGTTAACCGGTAAAGATAAAGGTAAACGCGGTAAAGTAAAAAATGTTCTGTCTTCCGGCAAACTTGTCGTTGAAGGTATCAACCTGGTTAAGAAACATCAGAAGCCGGTTCCGGCCCTGAACCAACCAGGTGGCATCGTTGAAAAAGAAGCTGCTATTCAGGTTTCTAACGTTGCAATCTTCAATGCGGCTACCGGCAAGGCTGACCGTGTAGGCTTTAGATTCGAAGACGGCAAAAAAGTACGTTTCTTCAAGTCTAACAGCGAAACTATCAAGTAA
- the rplN gene encoding 50S ribosomal protein L14 codes for MIQEQTMLNVADNSGARRVMCIKVLGGSHRRYAGVGDIIKITIKEAIPRGKVKKGDVLKAVVVRTKKGVRRPDGSVIRFDGNACVILNNNSEQPIGTRIFGPVTRELRTEKFMKIISLAPEVL; via the coding sequence ATGATCCAAGAACAGACTATGCTGAACGTCGCCGACAACTCCGGTGCACGTCGCGTAATGTGTATCAAGGTTCTGGGTGGCTCGCACCGTCGCTACGCAGGCGTAGGCGACATCATCAAGATCACCATCAAGGAAGCAATTCCACGTGGTAAGGTCAAAAAAGGTGATGTGCTGAAGGCGGTAGTGGTGCGCACCAAGAAGGGTGTTCGTCGCCCTGACGGTTCTGTCATTCGCTTCGATGGTAATGCATGCGTTATTTTAAACAATAACAGCGAGCAGCCTATCGGCACGCGTATCTTTGGGCCGGTAACTCGTGAACTTCGTACTGAGAAGTTCATGAAAATTATCTCTCTGGCACCAGAAGTACTCTAA
- the rpsQ gene encoding 30S ribosomal protein S17 codes for MTDKIRTLQGRVVSDKMEKSIVVAIERIVKHPIYGKFIKRTTKLHVHDENNECGIGDKVEIRECRPLSKTKSWTLVRVVEKAVL; via the coding sequence ATGACCGATAAAATCCGTACTCTGCAAGGTCGTGTTGTTAGCGACAAAATGGAGAAATCCATTGTTGTAGCTATCGAACGTATTGTGAAACACCCGATCTACGGTAAATTCATCAAGCGTACGACCAAACTGCACGTACATGACGAGAACAACGAATGTGGTATCGGCGACAAGGTTGAAATCCGTGAATGCCGTCCACTGTCCAAGACTAAGTCCTGGACGCTGGTTCGCGTTGTAGAGAAAGCGGTTCTGTAA
- the rpmC gene encoding 50S ribosomal protein L29 has product MKAKELREKSVEELNAELLNLLREQFNLRMQAASGQLQQTHLLKQVRRNVARVKTLLTQKAGA; this is encoded by the coding sequence ATGAAAGCAAAAGAGCTGCGTGAAAAAAGCGTTGAAGAGCTGAACGCTGAGCTGCTGAACCTGCTGCGTGAGCAGTTCAACCTGCGTATGCAGGCTGCAAGTGGCCAGCTGCAACAGACTCACCTGCTGAAGCAAGTGCGTCGCAATGTTGCACGCGTTAAGACTTTACTGACTCAGAAGGCGGGTGCGTAA
- the rplP gene encoding 50S ribosomal protein L16 → MLQPKRTKFRKVHKGRNRGLAQGTDVSFGTFGLKAVGRGRLTARQIEAARRAMTRAVKRQGKIWIRVFPDKPITEKPLEVRMGKGKGNVEYWVALIQPGKVLYEMDGVPEELAREAFGLAAAKLPIKTTFVTKTVM, encoded by the coding sequence ATGTTACAACCAAAGCGTACAAAATTCCGTAAAGTGCACAAAGGCCGCAACCGTGGTCTGGCGCAGGGTACGGATGTTAGCTTCGGCACTTTCGGTCTGAAAGCTGTTGGCCGTGGTCGTCTGACTGCACGTCAGATCGAAGCAGCACGTCGTGCAATGACCCGTGCAGTTAAGCGTCAAGGTAAGATCTGGATCCGTGTATTCCCGGACAAACCGATCACCGAGAAGCCACTGGAAGTTCGTATGGGTAAAGGTAAAGGTAACGTGGAGTACTGGGTTGCCTTGATCCAACCGGGCAAAGTCCTTTATGAAATGGACGGTGTTCCGGAAGAGCTGGCCCGTGAAGCCTTCGGCCTGGCAGCAGCGAAACTGCCTATCAAAACCACCTTTGTAACTAAGACGGTGATGTAA